The DNA sequence GCAATGCTTACGATCGTGATTAATTTAAGGTTTACATAAATTGGATTAGATCGCGCCGAGATGCACGGAAATGCTGGGCCGCCGCTTCGCAAAGCGGCTTGCAAGGCATGCCAGCCGACGAAAATTTGATGAATTCAGTTCGCCAGCCTTGCCAGCGCCCATACCATCATGGGGGAATCGGGAAAGGTCAGCAGTCCGCCCAGGCCGAGCGCGATCCCGTAGGGAACACCGGCCGACTCTTCGGCGAAATGACGCAGGAATGGATTGCGGCCGGTGAAAACCGCCAGCGTCGACTTCCGGTAAAGCAGGATGGCGATTGTCAGAAGGCCGCCGATGAATGTCGAGACGACCAGATATTCGACGAGATGCACGTTGAGCCCCATCCACACGGCCGTGGCGGCCAGCAGTTTGGCGTCGCCGCCGCCCATGCCACCCAAGGCGAACAGGCCGAACGTCACGGCAAGGACGATGGCGCCGGCGGCGAAATGTCCGCCATAGGCTGCCCAGTCCATGCCCGTCAGCGGCGCCACCAGCGCGAAGACGACGACAAGCAGCACCGGCACGCGATTGGCGATCGTCATCGACAGCATGTCGGAGATCGCGGCAAACAGCATGCAGAACGGGAAGACGACGAAGATCAGGGCTTCAAGCATCGGCGCTTATGCCTATTGTGCGGATTTCCAGGATACTCAATCTAGGTCGGTTCGATTAACGATTGATGAGGTCCGCATGAAAAGACGGTCGTTGTCGGCAGCACTCTGGACCGGTCACAGAGAAACAGGGGCCGCAATGTGGCGGCCCCTGTCCAGAATGGAATCCAGGTGATCAGCAAATAAGCAGATCAGCTGCCGCTGCTGTTCAGCGTTGTACCGATGGCCGTGAATTTGGCGTTGATGGCATTGCCGAGCGCGCCTGCGCCGGTGATGATGGCGAGCGCGATGAGAGCGGCGATCAGACCATATTCGATGGCGGTCGCGCCGGATTCGTCCT is a window from the Mesorhizobium australicum WSM2073 genome containing:
- a CDS encoding A24 family peptidase; the encoded protein is MLEALIFVVFPFCMLFAAISDMLSMTIANRVPVLLVVVFALVAPLTGMDWAAYGGHFAAGAIVLAVTFGLFALGGMGGGDAKLLAATAVWMGLNVHLVEYLVVSTFIGGLLTIAILLYRKSTLAVFTGRNPFLRHFAEESAGVPYGIALGLGGLLTFPDSPMMVWALARLAN
- a CDS encoding Flp family type IVb pilin, with product MSNLIARFVKDESGATAIEYGLIAALIALAIITGAGALGNAINAKFTAIGTTLNSSGS